A genomic segment from Nicotiana sylvestris chromosome 1, ASM39365v2, whole genome shotgun sequence encodes:
- the LOC104210302 gene encoding NADH dehydrogenase [ubiquinone] 1 beta subcomplex subunit 9-like, which translates to MSGIAKASFIARRAAQKERVRILYRRALRDTLNWAVHRHLFYPDADALRERFEANRNVEDVETIDRLIADGEASYNKWRHPDPYIVPWAPGGSKFNRNPVPPEGIEIVYDYGKEEAELI; encoded by the exons ATGAGCGGAATAGCAAAAGCATCGTTCATAGCTCGAAGGGCGGCGCAGAAGGAGAGAGTTCGGATCCTCTACAGGCGTGCCCTCAGAGACACTCTCAATTGGGCCGTCCATCGCCACCTCTTCTATCCTGAT GCGGACGCCCTAAGGGAGAGATTTGAGGCCAACAGAAATGTG GAAGACGTTGAAACTATTGACAGACTTATAGCTGATGGTGAAGCATCCTATAATAAGTGGCGGCACCCTGATCCTTACATTG TTCCATGGGCACCTGGTGGTTCCAAGTTCAACCGAAATCCAGTACCGCCGGAAGGG ATTGAGATAGTGTATGACTATGGCAAAGAAGAGGCTGAACTAATTTGA